A stretch of Cyanobacterium sp. HL-69 DNA encodes these proteins:
- the rbcL gene encoding ribulose bisophosphate carboxylase large subunit RbcL, which yields MPLMAQAGFKAGVQDYRLTYYTPDYTPKDTDLLACFRMTPQPGVPPEECAAAVAAESSTGTWTTVWTDGLTDLDRYKGRCYNVEPVPGEDNQYFVFVAYPLDLFEEGSITNVLTSLVGNVFGFKALRALRLEDIRFPVALIKTYQGPPHGITVERDLLNKYGRPLLGCTIKPKLGLSAKNYGRAVYECLRGGLDFTKDDENINSQPFMRWRDRFLFVQEAIVKAQAETNEMKGHYLNVTAGTCEEMMKRAEFAKEIGTPIIMHDFFTGGFTANTTLAKWCRDNGILLHIHRAMHAVVDRQKNHGIHFRVLAKCLRLSGGDHLHSGTVVGKLEGDRAVTLGFVDLMREDYVEEDRSRGVFFTQDYASLPGVMPVASGGIHVWHMPALVEIFGDDSCLQFGGGTLGHPWGNAPGATANRVALEACVQARNEGRSLAREGNDVIREACRWSPELAAACELWKEIKFEFDTVDTL from the coding sequence ATGCCACTAATGGCACAAGCTGGATTTAAAGCTGGTGTTCAGGATTATCGTTTAACCTACTACACCCCTGATTACACCCCTAAAGATACCGATTTATTAGCCTGTTTTAGAATGACTCCCCAACCAGGAGTTCCCCCCGAAGAATGTGCGGCGGCGGTAGCGGCTGAATCTTCTACTGGTACTTGGACCACCGTATGGACTGATGGTCTAACCGACTTGGATCGTTATAAAGGTCGTTGTTACAACGTTGAGCCTGTACCTGGTGAAGATAACCAATATTTCGTATTTGTTGCTTATCCTTTAGATCTATTTGAAGAAGGTTCTATCACTAACGTATTAACCTCCTTAGTCGGTAACGTATTCGGATTCAAAGCTCTTCGTGCTTTACGTTTAGAAGACATCCGTTTCCCCGTTGCTTTAATCAAAACTTACCAAGGACCTCCCCACGGTATCACCGTAGAGCGTGACTTGTTAAATAAATATGGTCGTCCTTTATTGGGTTGTACCATTAAGCCTAAATTAGGTTTATCTGCTAAAAACTATGGTCGTGCAGTTTATGAATGTCTCCGTGGTGGTTTAGACTTCACCAAAGATGACGAAAACATCAACTCTCAGCCCTTCATGCGTTGGAGAGATCGTTTCTTATTCGTTCAAGAGGCGATCGTAAAAGCTCAAGCTGAAACCAATGAAATGAAAGGTCACTACCTCAACGTTACCGCTGGTACTTGCGAGGAAATGATGAAACGTGCTGAATTCGCTAAAGAAATCGGTACTCCTATCATCATGCACGATTTCTTCACTGGTGGTTTCACTGCTAACACCACCCTTGCTAAATGGTGTCGTGATAACGGAATCTTACTACACATTCACCGCGCTATGCACGCAGTAGTTGACCGTCAGAAAAACCATGGTATTCACTTCCGTGTTTTAGCTAAGTGTCTCCGTCTATCTGGTGGTGACCACTTACACTCTGGTACTGTTGTAGGTAAACTAGAGGGCGATCGCGCTGTAACCCTAGGTTTCGTTGACTTAATGCGTGAAGACTACGTAGAAGAAGATCGTTCTCGTGGTGTATTCTTTACCCAAGACTACGCTTCCTTACCTGGTGTAATGCCTGTGGCTTCTGGTGGTATCCACGTATGGCATATGCCCGCACTTGTAGAAATCTTCGGTGACGACTCTTGTTTACAGTTCGGTGGTGGTACTCTAGGACACCCTTGGGGTAACGCACCTGGTGCAACCGCTAACCGTGTAGCTTTAGAAGCCTGTGTACAAGCTCGTAACGAGGGTCGTTCTCTTGCCCGTGAAGGTAATGACGTAATCCGTGAAGCTTGTCGTTGGAGTCCTGAACTTGCTGCGGCTTGTGAACTTTGGAAAGAGATCAAGTTCGAGTTTGACACCGTTGACACCCTCTAA
- a CDS encoding Metallo-beta-lactamase superfamily protein, protein MASLTEKREENISGNFYVDSSCIDCDTCRWMAQSTFSRVGKQSAVSHQPSNLEEEIKALQALLSCPTNSIGTIQPPENINQVQNTFPILVDENVYHCGYHSPKSFAAASYFIQREEGNILVDSPRFNAPLVKTLEEMGGVRYMYLTHKDDIADHQKFHEHFKCDRILHRDEISDKTKNIEIPLDINEPLQFAEDIIIIPVPGHTKGHTVMLYKNKFFFTGDHLAWSDKLNTLIAFKNHCWYSWEKLVKSTEKLTEYSFSWVLPGHGRRHYGSPADMKNELRSCIRWMQTTL, encoded by the coding sequence ATGGCATCTTTAACAGAAAAACGAGAGGAAAATATTTCGGGTAATTTTTATGTAGATAGCAGTTGCATTGATTGTGATACTTGTCGTTGGATGGCGCAATCAACTTTTTCGAGGGTGGGAAAACAGTCGGCCGTATCCCATCAACCTTCTAATTTGGAGGAAGAAATAAAAGCCCTACAAGCGTTGTTGTCTTGCCCTACAAATTCCATTGGTACGATACAACCTCCTGAAAACATTAATCAGGTACAGAATACCTTTCCTATTTTGGTAGATGAAAATGTCTATCATTGTGGTTATCATTCCCCCAAATCTTTTGCCGCAGCTTCCTATTTTATCCAACGGGAGGAGGGTAATATTTTGGTTGATTCCCCTCGCTTTAATGCTCCTTTGGTGAAAACACTAGAGGAGATGGGGGGAGTAAGATATATGTATCTTACTCATAAAGATGATATTGCTGATCATCAGAAGTTTCATGAACATTTTAAGTGCGATCGCATCTTACACCGTGACGAAATCAGCGATAAAACCAAGAATATTGAAATTCCCCTTGACATAAACGAACCACTACAGTTTGCGGAGGATATTATCATTATTCCTGTACCCGGGCATACCAAAGGACATACCGTCATGTTATACAAAAACAAATTTTTCTTTACAGGGGATCATCTAGCGTGGTCAGATAAACTAAATACACTGATAGCCTTTAAAAATCATTGCTGGTATTCTTGGGAAAAATTGGTAAAATCCACCGAAAAACTAACTGAATATTCCTTTTCTTGGGTATTACCCGGCCATGGTAGAAGACACTATGGCTCACCTGCCGATATGAAAAACGAATTAAGAAGTTGTATCCGTTGGATGCAAACCACCTTGTAA
- a CDS encoding small conductance mechanosenstive ion channel, with protein MMKKYYVLTLFCFTYFSTFFYPQWSDVSGQLKAQDSSVESLEENVFFADVMVRGKPIFQVGGLVDITAKERARTINRRIASLVSQSDSFNSVQIALIDGGSSALLQVNNRVLMTVTSQDALDFNVSVKELAQLWAQDLDDSLSQPSFMVDVAQRLDVTIQNLLQDTIDNLPSFMGAFIVVVFTWLVAIAVKNLAYLWAEKTEGDRSTDILISRLCYGGVWIVGSVISLGILGLDFGLLLGTLGLTSVAIGFSLKDVLGNYISGVILLAARPFRINDQVIITDYEGTIIQIQLRAITLQTYDGRLVYIPNQQVFQSSIVNITASPFRRSSLMLGIEYDSDLSFVKQIIRATVVNTEGVESEREIMILVTELIPSTVNIEVLFWVNSRRQSFLKVTSDVCQGIKEVLEKENIKTPTNSYVITLDNPSLLQGGLHPTDTTS; from the coding sequence ATGATGAAAAAATATTATGTATTGACGCTTTTTTGTTTCACTTATTTTAGTACATTTTTTTACCCTCAATGGTCTGACGTATCTGGGCAACTAAAGGCGCAGGATTCGTCAGTGGAGAGTTTGGAGGAAAATGTTTTTTTTGCCGATGTGATGGTGCGTGGAAAGCCGATATTTCAGGTGGGGGGTTTGGTTGATATAACTGCAAAGGAAAGGGCGAGAACTATAAATCGTCGTATTGCTAGTTTGGTGAGTCAGTCGGATTCATTTAATTCTGTGCAAATTGCTTTAATTGATGGGGGTAGTAGTGCTCTATTGCAGGTTAATAATCGAGTTTTGATGACTGTGACAAGTCAGGATGCCCTTGATTTTAATGTTTCGGTGAAGGAGTTGGCTCAGTTATGGGCGCAGGATTTAGATGATAGTTTGAGTCAGCCTAGTTTTATGGTGGATGTGGCTCAAAGATTGGATGTTACTATTCAAAATTTGCTTCAGGATACTATTGATAATTTGCCTTCTTTTATGGGAGCTTTTATCGTAGTTGTTTTTACTTGGTTGGTGGCGATCGCAGTTAAAAATCTTGCTTATTTATGGGCTGAAAAGACTGAGGGCGATCGCAGTACAGACATATTAATAAGTCGCTTGTGTTATGGAGGAGTTTGGATAGTCGGCAGTGTAATCAGTTTAGGAATTTTAGGTCTAGATTTTGGATTGTTACTCGGCACTTTGGGCTTAACCAGTGTCGCCATTGGTTTTAGTCTCAAGGATGTTTTGGGTAACTACATTTCTGGGGTTATATTACTGGCGGCCCGTCCTTTTCGGATAAATGATCAAGTAATCATCACCGATTATGAAGGAACTATCATTCAAATTCAGTTAAGGGCTATCACACTACAAACCTATGATGGACGGTTAGTTTATATTCCTAATCAACAAGTGTTTCAAAGTAGCATTGTCAATATTACCGCTTCTCCTTTTCGCCGTAGTAGTCTCATGTTAGGCATTGAGTACGATTCAGACTTAAGTTTTGTAAAACAAATCATTCGGGCAACAGTGGTTAACACCGAGGGGGTAGAGTCAGAGCGCGAAATAATGATTTTAGTAACAGAATTGATTCCTAGTACCGTTAATATTGAAGTTTTGTTTTGGGTTAATTCCCGTCGTCAATCTTTTTTAAAAGTAACCTCGGATGTATGTCAGGGCATTAAGGAAGTCTTGGAAAAAGAAAATATTAAAACTCCCACCAATAGTTATGTCATTACTTTGGATAACCCTTCTTTGTTACAAGGTGGTTTGCATCCAACGGATACAACTTCTTAA
- the btuF gene encoding ABC-type cobalamin uptake system substrate-binding component BtuF encodes MNIKSINSILLSFFLITITACNNSDNIALQENQQESINTELETVNQPQRIIALTSLSADIIYQLNPEKLVGIPGSSLTRNDPRFADYPTVSEGNTPPDLEKIVALEPDLVIGAEGFSDQTLAKLEEVGIKTISTNVDNLESLTTLTQNIASIIGEDAQSLVDSYQNWIPAQVNSDTSVVVLVSRQPILAPNKNSWAGDLLNQFQFNNVVADLQGSSQFGGYVTLSPEKILETDPEIIILVDPGQQGIEEQMKTESFWGNLRAVKEDNVHVFDYYGLVNPGNTGKVEETVNKLSALTKD; translated from the coding sequence ATGAATATTAAATCTATTAATTCAATATTGTTATCTTTTTTCTTAATAACCATTACCGCCTGTAATAATTCCGATAATATTGCCTTACAAGAGAATCAACAAGAAAGTATCAATACCGAATTAGAAACAGTTAATCAACCCCAGAGAATTATTGCATTAACCTCCTTGAGTGCAGATATTATTTATCAACTAAACCCCGAAAAATTAGTAGGAATTCCAGGTAGTAGCCTAACCAGAAATGACCCCAGATTTGCTGATTATCCCACCGTCAGTGAAGGAAATACACCCCCAGATTTAGAAAAAATTGTCGCCCTTGAGCCAGATTTGGTGATTGGTGCAGAGGGTTTTAGTGATCAAACCTTAGCAAAACTCGAAGAAGTAGGCATCAAAACCATTTCTACCAACGTGGATAATTTAGAATCTTTGACAACACTAACCCAAAATATAGCCTCTATCATAGGGGAAGATGCTCAATCTCTTGTGGATAGTTACCAAAACTGGATACCTGCACAGGTAAACTCTGATACTTCCGTGGTGGTTTTGGTAAGTCGTCAACCCATTCTCGCCCCCAATAAAAATAGTTGGGCTGGAGATTTATTAAATCAGTTTCAATTTAATAATGTGGTGGCAGATTTACAAGGTAGCTCACAATTTGGAGGTTATGTAACTTTATCTCCTGAGAAAATTTTGGAAACTGATCCAGAGATTATCATTTTAGTAGATCCTGGGCAACAGGGTATAGAAGAACAAATGAAGACAGAGTCTTTCTGGGGCAATTTACGGGCAGTGAAGGAGGATAATGTTCATGTTTTTGATTACTATGGGTTGGTGAATCCTGGCAATACTGGCAAGGTGGAGGAAACCGTTAATAAATTATCTGCTTTGACAAAAGATTAG
- a CDS encoding TonB-dependent receptor — MNKTRRQIIKKSTLLSLTILTIGNPVEAQETTIKNQQQPLIVAQNDNKTIITGIQINPQPSGIEITIETEDGTRPVPLIMNESEQVIIDFVDTTLNINGDNQFQVNDVSSDIGNITLTTLDDNTVRMVVTGTQQTPFGEIVPSPDNLVLSLTTGQINTAQNIFNQDDITITITGTRTARRLLDSANSITIIDSQQIERQLIQNIQDLVRYEPGVSVGRASNRFGNQDFNIRGIDGNRVLLQVDGIRVPDNYVGRGRDYFNMETTKRVEIIKGPASALYGSDAIGGVVSFITKDPQDYLDVFGNSFYTSGQISYDSRDESISLTGVLAGEDEDGKLQFSTVFGFGSGSEFKTRGDAIANPQDTRDLSLTAKLVYNFNDHSSLKFTGEFLDEEVETNLLDEVGRTPFNLRPPNLVFFDRQLSEATDTRKRNRFSLDYNSTNPSPSWLDAINAKIYYQDAFIREQKISSGIQQSFGMGPPRFASVTRDEINEFSQEVFGGEIQLQSDFQTSRASHRLVYGLELFNTSTSRPRDNTLIFGDGTTSKFVIGEEFPNKTFPDTDTLRIGAYIQDEIEIGKWSIIPGLRWDYFSLNANEDDDFRRINVDNFEVENRNDSAFSPKIGVVYKATPELSLYGQYARGFRSPPYDDANIGFTNFAFQYAVLPNANLSPETSDSFEIGVRGSYPQVDFSLAGFYNNYNNFIDNVALGDRPSDGFRQFQAQNIDSAEIYGVEARAEYFFNPTRQDGFSLVGSLAWTEGNNNSDGNSIPLNSIDPFQAVVGVRYRAPEDRWGSELVGTFVGAKTNADGDNLFLPDGYFLLDLIGYYNFSKNASLNIGLFNLFDQKYFVWSDVRGTTVDNANLERFAPPGFNAGINFRLRF; from the coding sequence ATGAACAAAACCCGACGACAAATAATAAAAAAATCAACCCTATTATCATTAACAATTCTTACCATAGGCAATCCCGTAGAAGCCCAAGAAACAACCATAAAAAATCAACAGCAACCCTTGATTGTTGCCCAAAATGATAACAAAACCATCATTACAGGTATCCAAATCAACCCCCAACCATCAGGAATCGAAATCACCATCGAAACCGAAGACGGCACCCGCCCCGTTCCCCTAATTATGAACGAATCAGAGCAAGTAATCATTGACTTTGTTGATACCACCCTCAACATTAACGGTGACAACCAATTTCAGGTAAATGACGTTAGCTCAGACATTGGTAATATTACCCTGACCACCCTTGATGATAACACCGTTAGAATGGTAGTTACAGGCACTCAACAAACCCCGTTCGGTGAAATAGTACCCTCCCCCGACAACCTAGTTTTGAGCCTAACCACAGGACAAATAAACACCGCACAAAACATTTTTAACCAAGATGACATTACCATCACCATAACAGGCACACGAACCGCCCGAAGACTTCTTGATTCTGCCAACTCCATTACCATTATCGACTCCCAACAAATAGAAAGACAACTAATTCAAAATATCCAAGACTTGGTTAGATATGAGCCTGGGGTATCCGTCGGCAGAGCATCAAATCGTTTTGGTAATCAAGATTTTAATATTCGAGGCATTGACGGCAACCGAGTATTATTACAAGTTGATGGTATCAGAGTACCTGATAATTATGTGGGTAGGGGTAGAGATTACTTTAATATGGAAACCACCAAAAGGGTAGAAATTATTAAAGGGCCAGCCTCTGCATTATACGGTAGCGATGCGATCGGCGGTGTAGTTTCTTTTATTACCAAAGACCCTCAAGACTATCTGGATGTTTTTGGAAACTCCTTTTATACTAGTGGGCAGATAAGTTACGATAGCCGAGATGAAAGCATTTCCCTCACAGGGGTATTAGCAGGGGAAGATGAAGACGGAAAACTACAATTTTCCACGGTGTTTGGTTTTGGTAGTGGTTCAGAATTTAAAACGAGGGGAGATGCGATCGCCAATCCTCAAGACACTAGAGATTTAAGCCTTACTGCCAAATTAGTCTATAACTTTAATGACCATAGTAGCCTTAAATTTACAGGGGAATTTTTGGATGAGGAAGTAGAAACCAACCTTCTTGATGAAGTGGGTAGAACACCTTTTAACCTTCGCCCCCCTAATCTTGTATTTTTCGATCGCCAATTATCCGAAGCCACAGACACCCGTAAAAGAAACCGTTTCAGCCTCGACTACAACAGCACCAACCCTAGCCCTTCATGGTTAGATGCCATTAACGCCAAGATATATTATCAAGATGCCTTCATTCGAGAACAAAAAATATCTAGCGGTATCCAACAATCCTTTGGCATGGGGCCACCGAGATTTGCCTCTGTCACCAGAGACGAAATTAACGAGTTTTCCCAAGAAGTATTTGGTGGTGAAATTCAGTTACAAAGTGACTTTCAAACCTCCAGAGCATCCCATCGTTTAGTTTATGGCTTAGAGTTATTTAACACCAGCACTTCTCGCCCAAGGGATAATACCTTAATTTTCGGTGATGGCACTACCAGTAAATTTGTCATTGGGGAGGAATTTCCTAACAAGACTTTCCCTGATACTGATACCCTTCGCATCGGGGCGTATATTCAGGATGAAATTGAAATCGGTAAATGGTCAATAATACCTGGTTTACGGTGGGATTATTTTAGTCTCAATGCCAATGAGGATGATGATTTTCGCCGTATTAATGTGGATAATTTCGAGGTGGAAAATCGTAATGACTCGGCTTTTTCTCCCAAAATTGGCGTAGTTTACAAGGCTACCCCAGAGTTATCTTTATATGGGCAATATGCCAGAGGTTTTCGCAGTCCTCCCTATGATGATGCTAATATTGGTTTTACTAATTTTGCATTTCAATATGCGGTGTTACCCAATGCTAATTTAAGCCCTGAAACCAGTGATAGTTTTGAAATTGGGGTGCGTGGTTCATATCCTCAAGTGGATTTTAGTTTGGCAGGATTTTATAACAACTACAATAATTTTATCGATAATGTGGCTCTGGGCGATCGCCCCAGTGACGGATTTAGACAATTTCAAGCTCAAAACATTGATAGTGCAGAAATTTACGGTGTAGAAGCAAGGGCAGAATATTTCTTTAATCCCACCAGACAAGACGGTTTTAGCTTAGTGGGTAGCCTAGCATGGACTGAAGGTAATAATAACAGCGATGGTAACTCTATACCACTCAACTCCATTGATCCCTTTCAAGCCGTAGTAGGTGTACGGTATCGAGCCCCCGAAGATAGATGGGGTTCAGAATTAGTCGGAACATTTGTAGGGGCAAAAACAAACGCTGATGGAGATAATTTATTCCTTCCCGATGGTTACTTTTTACTAGACTTAATTGGCTACTATAATTTTTCCAAAAATGCCTCTTTAAATATTGGTTTATTTAACTTATTTGACCAAAAATATTTTGTCTGGTCAGATGTGCGTGGCACTACCGTTGATAATGCGAATTTAGAAAGGTTTGCCCCTCCAGGATTTAATGCCGGAATTAACTTTAGACTACGTTTTTAA
- the btuD gene encoding ABC-type cobalamin uptake system ATPase component BtuD, with amino-acid sequence MPLNTYNLYGGYGKSAIIKSVDLDLERGEWLSLVGANGSGKSTLLKLICRILKPSQGKILLDSKDIHNLPPQTVAKKIAILPQQQTIPQGLTVRQLVSLGRTPHQSWYQWDLTGEDQQAVYQALEETELMAYGDRPVSQLSGGERQRAFLALALAQNPQVLLLDEPTTYLDIHYQLQLLELLKQLNRQGLTIITVLHEINLAVRYSDRLGLLKQGQIYQIGDIDTVLTPENISAVFDVETIIIDTPIGKQICPLSTSVAANPFNKGLNPLAS; translated from the coding sequence ATGCCTTTAAATACTTATAACCTATATGGGGGTTACGGTAAAAGTGCGATTATTAAATCCGTTGACCTCGATTTAGAAAGGGGAGAATGGCTTAGTTTAGTGGGTGCTAACGGCTCAGGAAAGTCAACCCTCCTCAAGCTCATCTGTCGTATCCTCAAACCTAGTCAGGGAAAAATCTTACTCGATAGTAAAGACATTCATAACCTCCCTCCCCAAACCGTCGCCAAAAAAATCGCTATCTTACCCCAACAGCAAACCATTCCCCAAGGTTTAACCGTTCGTCAATTGGTCAGTTTGGGGCGTACTCCTCACCAATCATGGTATCAGTGGGATTTGACAGGGGAAGACCAACAGGCGGTATATCAAGCCCTCGAAGAAACCGAATTAATGGCTTATGGCGATCGCCCCGTCAGCCAATTATCAGGGGGGGAAAGACAGAGAGCCTTTTTAGCCCTTGCCCTTGCCCAAAATCCCCAAGTGTTATTACTCGATGAACCTACCACCTACCTTGATATTCATTATCAACTGCAACTATTAGAACTATTGAAACAGTTAAATCGACAAGGTTTGACCATCATAACAGTATTACACGAGATTAACCTTGCGGTGCGCTATAGCGATCGCCTTGGCCTCCTCAAACAAGGACAAATCTATCAAATCGGCGACATAGACACCGTCTTAACCCCCGAAAATATATCCGCCGTTTTTGACGTAGAAACCATCATTATTGATACCCCCATCGGCAAACAAATTTGTCCCCTTAGTACCTCTGTTGCCGCTAACCCTTTTAACAAGGGGCTTAATCCCCTTGCCTCCTAG
- the btuC gene encoding ABC-type cobalamin uptake system permease component BtuC yields the protein MTVDTEMRPVETSRSLKNLKNQNNSKKTQLIIIFICVALLLTFFISLSSGSVSLTFTEIYQALRHQGEEINQVIIWDLRLPRILAAFVVGAALGTSGALLQGMLRNALATPFLLGISAGAGLVVVVLITFNVFLYMIPLASWLGAVLTTALVYSLARTGNGIGVERLILGGVAVSSLFGAIQTTLLLLSDDGRIQRALNWIVGSLNGRGWAELRLASPYIIVAIAFACLLARFVNVLNLGDDLAVGLGIPLGRSRLLIGGTATLLAAGAVSIAGLIGFVGLLVPHTMRFLFKSNDYRLLIPMSALGGAMVLSWADLLSRIGAVELPVGAVTALIGSPLFVWLLYKRSF from the coding sequence ATGACTGTTGATACAGAAATGAGACCTGTTGAAACTAGCCGTTCATTAAAAAATTTAAAAAATCAGAACAATAGTAAAAAAACACAATTGATAATTATATTTATTTGTGTGGCTCTACTGTTAACTTTTTTTATTTCTTTATCATCTGGTTCAGTTTCTCTTACGTTTACAGAAATCTATCAAGCCCTCAGACATCAAGGGGAAGAAATTAATCAAGTAATCATTTGGGATTTAAGATTACCTCGTATATTGGCTGCTTTTGTGGTGGGGGCGGCTTTAGGTACTTCTGGGGCGTTGTTACAGGGGATGTTACGTAATGCTTTGGCAACTCCTTTTTTACTGGGAATTTCCGCTGGGGCGGGGTTGGTGGTGGTGGTGTTAATCACCTTCAATGTTTTTCTGTACATGATTCCCCTTGCTTCTTGGTTAGGGGCGGTGTTGACCACTGCTTTGGTTTATTCCTTGGCAAGGACGGGAAATGGTATCGGCGTAGAGCGTTTAATTTTGGGAGGAGTGGCGGTTTCGTCTCTGTTTGGGGCGATACAAACTACATTACTGTTACTCTCGGATGATGGCAGGATTCAAAGGGCTCTTAATTGGATTGTGGGTAGCCTTAATGGGCGTGGTTGGGCGGAGTTACGCCTTGCTAGTCCTTACATTATAGTGGCGATCGCCTTTGCTTGTTTATTAGCCCGTTTTGTCAATGTCCTTAACCTCGGTGATGATTTGGCGGTGGGTTTGGGGATTCCCTTGGGGCGATCGCGCTTACTCATCGGTGGCACTGCAACTCTCTTGGCGGCGGGGGCTGTAAGCATCGCTGGACTAATCGGTTTTGTGGGCTTACTCGTACCCCATACCATGCGCTTTTTGTTCAAAAGTAATGATTATCGCCTTTTGATACCCATGTCTGCATTAGGGGGGGCGATGGTATTGTCTTGGGCCGATTTACTCTCTCGCATCGGTGCGGTGGAGTTGCCCGTGGGCGCTGTTACTGCCCTCATCGGTTCGCCCCTTTTTGTTTGGCTACTGTATAAACGCTCTTTTTAA
- the ychF gene encoding ATPase repressor of oxidative stress response YchF — MLRAGIVGLPNVGKSTLFNAVVANAKADAANFPFCTIEPNVGVVAVPDGRLDVLAKISNSAKVVPTRMEFVDIAGLVKGASKGEGLGNQFLANIREVDAIIHVVRCFDSDDIIHVSGSVDPVRDMEVINLELSLADLTQVERRVERLKKQAKSNNKEAVAEMEILEKILPILNEGKAVRELEFTPEEEEIIKPLGLLTSKPVIYAANVSDEDLATGNQWVEGVKAEATKQNAMVVIVSAQVESELVELGPEEKAEFLESLGVEEGGLQSLIRATYELLGLRTYLTTGETETRAWTIIAGMKAPQAAGVIHSDFERGFIRAETVAYNDLVSCGSMGAAKEKGLVRAEGKEYVVQEGDVLLFRFNV, encoded by the coding sequence ATGTTAAGAGCAGGAATCGTCGGACTTCCCAACGTAGGAAAATCAACCTTATTTAATGCCGTAGTAGCCAATGCCAAAGCCGATGCGGCGAACTTCCCCTTTTGTACCATCGAGCCTAATGTGGGAGTTGTAGCTGTACCTGATGGGCGTTTAGATGTACTCGCAAAAATATCTAACTCCGCCAAAGTAGTACCTACCCGTATGGAATTTGTGGACATCGCTGGGTTAGTAAAAGGTGCTAGTAAAGGGGAAGGGTTAGGTAATCAATTCCTTGCTAATATCAGAGAAGTAGATGCCATTATCCATGTGGTCAGATGTTTTGATAGTGATGATATTATCCATGTTTCTGGGTCAGTAGATCCAGTGCGTGACATGGAAGTTATCAATTTAGAGTTATCCCTCGCTGATTTAACTCAAGTTGAGCGCCGAGTAGAAAGACTCAAAAAACAAGCCAAAAGCAACAATAAAGAAGCAGTGGCAGAAATGGAAATATTAGAAAAAATCTTACCCATTCTCAACGAAGGTAAGGCCGTTAGGGAATTAGAATTTACCCCCGAAGAGGAAGAAATTATCAAGCCCCTTGGTTTGTTAACCTCAAAACCCGTTATCTATGCAGCTAATGTCAGTGATGAAGATTTAGCCACAGGTAATCAATGGGTAGAAGGAGTGAAAGCAGAGGCTACCAAACAAAATGCCATGGTTGTCATCGTTTCTGCGCAAGTAGAATCGGAGTTGGTGGAATTAGGGCCAGAGGAAAAGGCGGAATTTTTGGAATCTTTGGGGGTTGAAGAAGGGGGTTTACAGTCTTTGATTAGGGCTACTTATGAATTACTCGGATTACGCACCTATCTCACCACTGGGGAAACGGAAACTAGGGCATGGACTATTATTGCGGGAATGAAAGCCCCCCAAGCGGCGGGGGTAATCCATTCTGATTTTGAAAGGGGTTTTATCCGTGCTGAAACCGTTGCCTATAATGATTTGGTTAGTTGTGGCAGTATGGGGGCAGCCAAGGAAAAGGGTTTGGTTAGGGCTGAAGGTAAGGAATATGTAGTGCAAGAAGGAGATGTATTATTATTCCGTTTTAATGTTTAA
- a CDS encoding putative lipoprotein — translation MKNNRIWTLLMILLLGGASVSLAACGDNTEVTPPPLGETEETEETETDGMETEETEETETDGMETEETEETETDGMETEETEETETEEGGQQ, via the coding sequence ATGAAAAACAACCGTATTTGGACATTACTAATGATTTTGTTATTGGGTGGTGCTTCTGTATCCCTCGCCGCCTGTGGAGATAACACCGAAGTAACTCCTCCTCCTTTAGGGGAAACCGAAGAAACTGAGGAAACTGAAACTGACGGAATGGAAACCGAAGAAACTGAGGAAACTGAAACTGACGGAATGGAAACCGAAGAAACTGAGGAAACTGAAACCGACGGAATGGAAACCGAAGAAACTGAGGAAACTGAAACCGAAGAAGGTGGACAACAGTGA